From the genome of Helicoverpa zea isolate HzStark_Cry1AcR chromosome 1, ilHelZeax1.1, whole genome shotgun sequence, one region includes:
- the LOC124631439 gene encoding uncharacterized protein LOC124631439, translating to MSTPARSRAHRLSYRRCINCSLLLASNLRRYTVEELNEQMTVLLRTWTTPTPVTSDDILCIECYLLLQERILSNITGSHEDISPAYGHLNVCYGCGISVASRRTHRVELDCPQRSMILRWTLAHLVPHLQKVCIPCWLAATRETRRLEVQDSNRPARVMDAALSSLEDPEIPEPPPMPAPTSQPQQALRVQSKINSQKYKRVAAASRHCMFVGCDNDERLLVPMTIKELLLLQYNIYIPLNARICHHHLYSNQWDELTTNLNDFTSFQVDDIFSILERASQRSLDFNNIAAMDAHLRHYWLGLTEMQFNEILNSLPTLHNKVRNPSLALSTFLVKLRTGDSNQRLATLFQLPRSTLEKKMNIVRECLKEHFVPMHLGVNHTNIQNVASRNRTIPEGLFGDSSMAPDSKPAIVICDGTYVYVQSSSNYKYQKQTYSLHKYNNLVKPFLITCCDGYILECIGPYEATKNDSTIMSDLFRNESGPMRSFFRQGDVFILDRGFRDVIPELQSYNYKTYMPESLLEGEFQLTTDQANKSRCVTMCRWVVEIVNGRIKRDYKLFRQEYFNRASTHLMDDFKIVCALLNKFHPTIEDRPDAAEYVQIAQARLNSSNYLGEFIRRDNINRRRTVFQNIDSNAPHLDHFPRLTLDDLRRFALGSYQLKQARSYYGEHIRSNGTYNVEVSNDVLEEDLPLILGQNNYLIRTRIKSRHVSHKTYYSYLLISRDEDRANSLESIIAYYCNCLVGNRTVGCCAHTMTVLWYLSWGRFNNVSAPAQSLDEIFYEE from the exons ATGTCTACCCCAGCCAGAAGTCGGGCACACCGCCTGTCTTACCGACGCTGTATTAACTGTTCCCTTTTACTAGCGTCTAATTTACGCCGGTATACAGTTGAGGAGTTGAACGAGCAAATGACAGTTCTTCTACGAACTTGGACAACGCCTACACCT GTAACGTCAGATGATATCCTatgtattgaatgttatttGCTGTTGCAAGAAAGgatattgtcaaatataactggATCCCACGAGGATATATCACCTGCATATGGTCacttaaatgtttgttatgGATGTGGTATCTCTGTTGCAAGTCGGAGAACCCACAGAGTTGAGTTAGACTGTCCACAACGTAGCATGATTTTAAGATGGACTTTAGCACATCTG GTTCCACATTTACAAAAAGTGTGCATTCCTTGCTGGTTAGCAGCAACTCGGGAGACGAGACGTTTGGAGGTTCAAGATTCAAACAGACCTGCAAGGGTCATGGATGCAGCTCTATCTTCATTAGAAGACCCCGAGATACCTGAACCACCTCCAATGCCAGCTCCAACATCTCAACCACAACAAGCATTACGAGTTCAATCTAAGATTaactcacaaaagtataaacgagttGCTGCAGCTTCTCgtcactgtatgtttgtaggctgTGATAATGATGAACGTCTTTTAGTACCTATGACTATAAAGGAACTGTTGTTATTGcagtacaatatatatatacctttaaATGCTAGAATCTGTCATCACCATTTATATAGCAATCAGTGGGATGAACTGACTACCAACCTAAATGACTTTACTAGCTTTCAAGTTGATGATATATTTTCCATACTGGAAAGAGCTTCTCAAAGaagtttagattttaataatattgcagcAATGGATGCACATTTACGCCATTATTGGCTGGGACTTACAGAGATGcagtttaatgaaatattaaatagccTTCCTACTTTACATAATAAGGTTAGAAATCCTAGCCTTGCATTAAGCACATTTCTTGTTAAACTTAGGACAGGGGACAGCAACCAAAGACTGGCAACTCTTTTTCAATTGCCACGAtctacattagaaaaaaaaatgaacattgttagggaatgtttaaaagaacattttgtaccaatGCATTTGGGAGTTAATCACACTAATATACAAAATGTGGCCTCACGTAACAGGACTATTCCTGAAGGTCTATTCGGAGACAGTAGCATGGCTCCAGATTCTAAACCTGCTATTGTCATATGTGATGGTACATATGTTTATGTACAGAGTAGTAGTAACTACAAATATCAGAAACAGACATATAGtctacacaaatataataatttggttaAACCCTTTTTAATCACATGTTGTGATGGATATATTTTAGAGTGCATTGGACCATATGAAGCAACAAAAAATGACTCGACAATCATGAGTGATCTATTTCGTAATGAAAGTGGTCCAATGCGCTCATTTTTTAGACAGGGGGATGTCTTTATATTGGATAGGGGATTTAGAGACGTGATCCCTGAACTCCaaagctataattataaaacatacatgcCTGAGTCATTATTGGAAGGTGAATTTCAATTGACCACTGACCAAGCAAACAAGTCTAGGTGTGTGACTATGTGTAGATGGGTAGTTGAAATTGTAAATGGTCGCATCAAAAGAGACTACAAACTGTTTCgacaagaatattttaacagagcATCAACACACCTTAtggatgattttaaaattgtttgtgccCTTTTGAATAAATTCCACCCAACAATTGAAGATAGACCTGACGCTGCAGAGTATGTGCAAATTGCTCAGGCGAGATTAAACAGTAGTAATTATTTGGGGGAATTTATTCGAAGGGATAACATCAATAGGAGACGTACGGTTTTCCAAAACATAGACAGCAATGCTCCCCATTTAGATCATTTTCCAAGATTAACTTTAGATGATTTAAGAAGATTTGCATTGGGATCTTACCAATTAAAACAGGCTAGATCCTATTAtggggagcacataagaagtAATGGTACTTATAATGTTGAAGTAAGCAATGATGTCTTGGAAGAGGATTTGCCCTTAATATTgggtcaaaataattatttaattaggacTAGAATTAAGTCCCGCCATGTGAGCCATAAAACATATTACTCTTATTTGTTGATAAGTAGAGATGAAGATCGGGCAAATTCTTTAGAAAGTATCATTGCTTACTATTGTAACTGTCTAGTGGGTAACCGTACGGTAGGGTGTTGTGCTCATACTATGACAGTAttgtggtatttaagctggggccGCTTCAACAATGTGAGTGCTCCAGCTCAATCTTTggacgaaatattttatgaagaataa